In Trichosurus vulpecula isolate mTriVul1 unplaced genomic scaffold, mTriVul1.pri scaffold_86_arrow_ctg1, whole genome shotgun sequence, a single window of DNA contains:
- the LOC118833392 gene encoding E3 ubiquitin-protein ligase DTX3L-like: MATDSTANSPPYRLLIRVSEVSLGIEKKLQKYFQNTSKSGGGKCKVRVGPTSGSFWVDFNRKQAKDGVLAKRNHSVAVSDTSRVKIFLEPDEDPEENKNNTLEISQVSSQPPPQPPTQPPAQPPAQPPAQPPAQPPAQPPAQIPIPILPPNQTQIQTLALPKEYLDEKNPDEVRALMPSTFFIQKIFLHVEAQLTFKLSRDQKEIIFTLCPDIKIEGGHDGPERVIGEFEDIEKIYRFLTDTMLGNDPKDDFSYSASASEIEDVMPNDCNSLVLYSSPRMGRDEELDLLSVPSHLYEYFKYFFAETLDRIEVEHEVRIKSALVYPTGNVSLDFETNRLWDKEAAKEAFTRTFQREIQNMTHRDVHFTDNKMVLDMQKTLTDMFHNLHIKAEEKDLVLWGNQKEILEAQQFIEENYPQKQPEETAPPENANTGIEVDTAHWRVLGQEIREIEKTYYTVMELVHKPKTQKTLIVFKPKDKDLDLSAHAYEDFIDIFQMLLPQIVTEVVILTPIDLKRKCWLENTFFENLEKKHPHVILVLCNRELTLTGLPKYIEKALKYVKKYFTVESAVQQKEEPALSLGEN; this comes from the coding sequence ATGGCGACTGACAGCACTGCCAATAGCCCGCCGTACCGGCTCCTAATCCGGGTGTCTGAGGTCAGCCTTGGAATCGAAAAGAAGCtgcaaaaatatttccagaaCACGTCGAAGTCTGGGGGAGGCAAGTGCAAGGTCAGAGTCGGTCCCACTAGCGGCTCTTTCTGGGTAGACTTTAATAGAAAACAAGCCAAGGATGGTGTGTTAGCAAAGAGAAATCACTCTGTGGCAGTCAGTGATACATCACGTGTGAAAATCTTCTTAGAACCAGATGAAGACCCAGAGGAGAACAAGAACAACACTTTGGAGATAAGCCAGGTGTCCTCTCAGCCTCCTCCTCAGCCTCCCACTCAGCCTCCTGCCCAGCCTCCTGCTCAGCCTCCCGCTCAGCCTCCCGCTCAGCCTCCCGCTCAGCCTCCTGCTCAGATTCCCATTCCGATTCTCCCTCCGAAtcagactcagattcaaactctggCACTCCCAAAGGAATATCTAGATGAGAAGAACCCAGATGAAGTACGTGCTCTCATGCCCTCTACTTTCTTCATTCAAAAGATATTTCTCCATGTTGAGGCCCAGCTGACCTTCAAGCTTTCCAGAGACCAGAAAGAGATAATTTTTACCCTCTGCCCAGATATCAAAATAGAGGGAGGCCATGATGGACCTGAGAGAGTGATTGGTGAGTTCGAAGATATTGAAAAAATTTATCGATTCTTAACTGACACCATGTTGGGAAATGACCCGAAAGATGATTTTTCCTACTCAGCCTCAGCAAGTGAAATTGAGGACGTTATGCCAAATGACTGCAACAGTCTTGTTCTTTACTCAAGCCCAAGAATGGGAAGAGACGAAGAATTGGACCTTTTGTCAGTTCCTTCACATTTGTatgaatatttcaaatatttctttgCTGAAACTCTGGACAGAATAGAAGTTGAGCATGAAGTACGTATCAAAAGTGCTTTGGTATATCCTACAGGCAACGTGAGTTTAGACTTCGAGACAAATAGGTTATGGGACAAAGAAGCAGCTAAAGAAGCTTTTACCAGAACCTTTCAGAGGGAAATCCAGAACATGACCCATAGGGatgttcatttcacagataataaGATGGTACTTGACATGCAAAAAACCCTGACCGACATGTTTCACAACCTCCATATTAAAGCTGAAGAAAAAGACTTGGTCCTCTGGGGAAACCAAAAGGAAATTCTAGAAGCTCAACAATTCATTGAAGAGAACTACCCCCAGAAACAACCTGAGGAAACAGCGCCTCCTGAAAACGCAAACACTGGCATTGAGGTTGATACTGCTCACTGGCGTGTTCTGGGccaagaaatcagagaaatagagaaaacgTATTACACCGTAATGGAATTGGTGCACAAACCCAAAACTCAGAAAACCCTCATTGTCTTCAAACCAAAAGACAAAGACTTAGACCTCTCTGCACATGCTTATGAagatttcattgatatctttCAGATGCTCTTACCTCAGATTGTCACAGAGGTAGTGATCCTGACACCAATAGACCTGAAGAGAAAATGTTGGCTTGAGAATACCTTCTTTGAAAACTTGGAAAAGAAGCACCCCCACGTAATCCTGGTGTTGTGTAATCGAGAACTGACTTTGACCGGCTTGCCGAAGTACATTGAGAAAGCACTGAAATATGTCAAGAAATATTTTACTGTTGAAAGTGCTGTTCAGCAGAAAGAAGAGCCAGCTCTCTCCCTTGGAGAGAATTAG